Below is a window of Saccharomonospora viridis DSM 43017 DNA.
TGCGATGCGCCTCGGCGAGACTGCTCACCGTGGGACCCGCGACGACAGGCCCCTCGGCGAACGCTGTCGACAGGACGGGCAGGATCTCCTCGTCCTTCGCCGTGCCCTCGGTCGGACCCGCGACCACGACCACCAGTCGGGAGCCCTGCACGCCGAGTAGGACCGGTCGGCCGACACGCGCCGCCTTGCTGCGCACCTCGAACACCACCGACGGCGGATCGTCGGAAGGGGGGTTGCCCACGAGCACGGTGGCGTCGGCGGCGGGGTCCCAACCCAGCGCGGCGGCCCGGGACAGCACCGACTCCTCGGCGTCACCACGCACGATGCCGTCCACGACCAGCGCCTCCAGGCGGGCATCCCACGCGCCTCGTGCCTCGGCGGCGGCCGCGTACGAGGTGGCGGCGGCGAAGGCGATCTCCCGGCCGTACCGCAGGATGCCCTCCGTCAGGATGGCGCGTTCCTCGTCGTCGGCGGCGAACTGAGGTAGCTGCTCCTCGAACACGTCCACCGCCAACCGCACGATCTCGACGGTCTGGCGCAGGCTGATCCAACGGGACAGCTCCCGTGGCGCCGACCGGAACGCTTCGGCGGTGAGCTTCAACGCTTCCTGCGAGTCCCGCATCCAACGCACGAAGCCCGCCGCCCCGGCCTGGGTGATCAACAGCACGCTCGCCCGCTGGTCAGCGGGCATTCTCCGGAACCAGGGCAGCTGCTCCTCGATGGCTGCCACGCTCGCTTTGGCGAGTCGGCCGGAGGCGCGTTCCAGTGCACGTAGCGTCGACTCGGACAGTTCCTGTCGAGCGCGCGGCCTCGAGGCCGCGGCTTCCACAGCCGGCGGAGTGGACGACGGTTGGGTGGACATACTGTGCCGAATCCTACGCCCAGGCGGAGATCGGCCGACGATACCGGCGACACGAGTGCGGTGTCGTCGGCCGCTGGACGGCGAGAGACACGTCCGGATCAGGGACATACGACGAGGCCGCCCGGCGCGCCGATAACGGCACGCCGGGCGGCCTCACTTCCCCGGTCCCCACCGGTTTTTCCACTATGGACCGTTAGATCACGGCCCGCCACCGGACTCACTCGTTCGTGAACACCGGTGGCGGGTGTGCTCCGCGGGTCTACTTCGGATGCCGAGGGGACCGGCCCGATACGTCAGGCCACGCCGGGATCCGAGGTCTGCGGACCAGCGGCGGAGACGTCGTGGATGCGGT
It encodes the following:
- a CDS encoding PucR family transcriptional regulator, which gives rise to MSTQPSSTPPAVEAAASRPRARQELSESTLRALERASGRLAKASVAAIEEQLPWFRRMPADQRASVLLITQAGAAGFVRWMRDSQEALKLTAEAFRSAPRELSRWISLRQTVEIVRLAVDVFEEQLPQFAADDEERAILTEGILRYGREIAFAAATSYAAAAEARGAWDARLEALVVDGIVRGDAEESVLSRAAALGWDPAADATVLVGNPPSDDPPSVVFEVRSKAARVGRPVLLGVQGSRLVVVVAGPTEGTAKDEEILPVLSTAFAEGPVVAGPTVSSLAEAHRSAAEALSGLRAVVGWPAAPRPTRSIDLLPERALAGDAEAERVLVEQIARPLEEAGPALLETIETYLESGGVLETCARQLFVHPNTVRYRLKKATELTGRNAADPRDALVLRTALTVGRLARSRGLW